The Pseudomonadota bacterium genome window below encodes:
- a CDS encoding HAD family hydrolase encodes MVNLRVGETIIENIRAMIFDKDGTLIELYHYWSRMVGLRAKMICERLSLNDLHIKNISYEMGVDNDTGRLRPNGPVGLKKREIVMQAAIDYLASLGLKETYSLCFDVFKEVDELTSINLHGFIKPITGAAELARKASLNGCKIAVATTDRKERAGLALDFIGIGNVVDMIVGADDVSRQKPDPEQIYIILNTLGIDRTHAVMVGDALTDVEMGINAGLKASIGLLTGFATYGQLIKITPYVADDISKIEIIARDGEKT; translated from the coding sequence ATGGTTAATCTGCGCGTAGGAGAAACCATCATTGAGAATATCCGTGCCATGATTTTTGATAAGGACGGTACACTCATAGAGCTTTATCATTACTGGTCCAGGATGGTGGGGCTCAGGGCGAAGATGATTTGTGAAAGGTTATCCCTCAATGATTTGCATATAAAAAATATTTCCTATGAAATGGGCGTAGATAATGATACCGGCAGGCTCAGGCCCAATGGTCCGGTAGGTCTTAAAAAACGTGAGATAGTTATGCAGGCTGCCATAGATTATCTTGCAAGCCTGGGACTTAAAGAAACGTACAGCCTCTGTTTTGATGTTTTTAAAGAGGTGGACGAACTAACTTCCATCAATTTGCATGGATTCATAAAGCCGATAACCGGTGCTGCAGAGCTTGCGAGGAAAGCCTCTTTAAATGGATGTAAAATAGCTGTTGCTACAACCGATAGAAAGGAAAGAGCCGGCCTGGCATTGGATTTTATCGGAATCGGTAATGTTGTCGATATGATTGTTGGCGCAGATGATGTGTCAAGGCAGAAACCTGATCCTGAACAGATATATATAATACTTAATACCCTCGGGATAGACCGGACGCATGCTGTCATGGTTGGTGATGCCTTAACTGATGTTGAAATGGGGATAAATGCCGGCCTGAAAGCCTCAATAGGTCTTCTGACAGGCTTTGCAACATATGGTCAACTTATAAAAATCACACCCTATGTTGCTGACGATATTTCAAAAATTGAAATTATTGCACGGGATGGTGAAAAAACATGA
- a CDS encoding class I SAM-dependent methyltransferase has product MIKSNKPTIWDLFQRIGAVVLFKIVDKNKLANNYILHKYYFPISRFLAMKGINNPFKKDQKKYWSDRNVGDTHGPENYIKEDISTHSLFEDVLQVLDKNASFLEIGCNAGRNLNYLYKKGFRDLAGIEINRTAINETLKNNFPELYNVGQFFVGSAAEEIKKISDKSYDVVFANAVLEHIPPKDISLFKDMVRVSKKYILVLTTENSKVYAYDFNSIFEKNGCKTILFKLYYGDNHKFLLPTMPYNIKNNFFSSVSKRVFIKKKD; this is encoded by the coding sequence ATGATAAAAAGTAATAAACCTACCATTTGGGACCTTTTTCAAAGAATAGGGGCTGTTGTTTTGTTTAAAATTGTGGATAAAAATAAACTTGCAAACAACTATATATTGCATAAATATTATTTTCCTATATCGAGATTTCTTGCAATGAAAGGTATCAACAATCCATTTAAAAAAGATCAAAAAAAATATTGGTCTGATAGAAATGTTGGCGATACTCATGGCCCTGAGAATTATATTAAAGAGGATATTTCAACACATTCACTATTCGAAGATGTACTGCAGGTACTAGATAAAAACGCTTCCTTTTTAGAAATAGGATGCAATGCGGGGAGAAACTTAAATTATCTTTATAAAAAAGGTTTTAGGGATTTGGCAGGAATAGAGATTAACCGGACAGCAATTAATGAAACTTTAAAAAATAATTTTCCAGAGCTTTATAATGTTGGTCAATTTTTTGTAGGAAGTGCTGCTGAGGAAATTAAGAAAATATCAGATAAAAGTTACGATGTAGTTTTTGCAAATGCAGTGCTCGAACACATTCCGCCAAAAGATATTTCGTTATTCAAAGATATGGTTAGAGTATCAAAAAAATATATTTTGGTTTTAACAACGGAAAATTCTAAGGTATATGCTTATGATTTTAATAGTATATTTGAGAAGAATGGTTGTAAAACAATCTTATTCAAATTATATTACGGCGACAATCATAAGTTCTTGTTACCAACAATGCCATACAACATAAAAAATAATTTTTTCAGTTCAGTTTCTAAAAGAGTATTTATAAAGAAGAAGGACTAA
- a CDS encoding ABC transporter ATP-binding protein: MQINNISDLRIMVWFLRPYWLQALFVFSLLFAYAFLEMLSVGALYPFVSRILSKTETTAQYGGKILEYLDLVSALLPVDDKLVSASLLLLILIIISRILGIISESTSLRYHLRLHSDLQNRIFQKILLNQYGYFHTRKHGEIMYVGREASQSVGEMFFYFPKAGVEFFRILIITVLLLTISIKFTFFMYLVIAGFSIIVYVLSNKIINPAAKRAQVAYTNITALFSESISGIRQIKLFDNYKYWFEKLKKETVVARKEQFKYTAPSYFSSHLILSVGSLSTVLAIIYAKLYMPDSFNIIFPIIIVYLGALMRLMPSVKEIAHQWMGLKGLAPRIRITYETLADSRYEMDDSGEDFPGLTSEIRLSNTSFSYPTRNDVLKNINITIPRNNTVAIVGESGSGKSTLADILLRLYVPTEGKIFIDGIDYLDYSRSSCLRHLGVVSQDPFIFHASVKDNIKIGKLDATEDEIMDAAKIANAHQFIMELPERYDTIVGDRGMTLSGGQCQRVAIARALIKNPEILILDEATSSLDNISEKTIQDALREVARTRTTVVIAHRLSTIEHADKIFVMRQGEIVEEGTHEELIEKHSYYHSLYQREKEGKSETF, encoded by the coding sequence ATGCAGATAAATAATATTAGCGATTTAAGAATAATGGTGTGGTTTCTAAGACCTTACTGGCTCCAGGCTCTCTTTGTGTTTTCCTTGCTTTTTGCGTATGCATTTCTGGAAATGCTCAGTGTCGGTGCGTTATACCCATTTGTCAGCAGAATTCTTTCAAAAACGGAAACTACAGCTCAATACGGTGGTAAAATACTTGAATATCTTGATTTAGTATCGGCGCTGTTGCCCGTGGATGATAAGCTTGTTTCAGCAAGCTTGCTGCTTCTTATATTGATTATTATTAGCCGGATTCTCGGAATTATATCTGAAAGCACTTCTCTTCGGTATCATTTAAGACTTCACTCAGATCTGCAAAACAGGATATTCCAAAAAATACTTCTTAATCAATATGGTTATTTCCATACCAGGAAACACGGTGAAATTATGTATGTGGGCAGAGAGGCATCACAGTCCGTAGGAGAAATGTTCTTTTACTTCCCTAAGGCAGGTGTCGAATTTTTCAGAATTTTGATTATAACAGTTCTTTTACTCACTATTTCAATAAAATTTACTTTTTTTATGTACTTAGTCATCGCCGGATTCAGCATTATTGTTTATGTGCTTTCAAATAAAATAATCAATCCGGCTGCAAAAAGAGCGCAGGTAGCATATACGAATATTACAGCACTTTTCTCGGAATCTATTTCCGGTATAAGACAGATAAAGCTTTTCGATAATTATAAATACTGGTTTGAAAAACTTAAAAAAGAGACTGTTGTTGCACGGAAAGAACAATTCAAATATACAGCGCCATCCTATTTTTCTTCACATTTGATTTTATCAGTCGGTTCTTTAAGCACTGTCCTTGCTATTATCTATGCAAAACTTTATATGCCGGATAGTTTCAATATTATTTTCCCTATAATCATTGTTTATTTAGGTGCATTAATGAGACTCATGCCTTCTGTTAAGGAAATAGCTCATCAATGGATGGGGCTTAAAGGATTGGCGCCTCGTATTCGTATCACCTATGAAACTCTAGCCGATAGCCGGTACGAGATGGACGATAGTGGTGAGGATTTCCCAGGTCTGACAAGCGAAATAAGGTTGAGTAATACTTCCTTTTCCTATCCCACAAGAAATGATGTTCTGAAAAATATCAATATTACTATACCGAGAAACAATACGGTTGCTATTGTCGGGGAATCAGGATCAGGGAAATCAACTCTGGCTGATATTCTGCTTCGTCTTTATGTACCAACTGAAGGTAAGATTTTTATTGACGGAATCGATTACTTGGATTATTCACGCTCTTCATGTTTAAGACATTTAGGGGTGGTCAGCCAGGACCCTTTTATATTCCACGCCTCTGTTAAAGACAATATAAAGATAGGAAAACTTGATGCTACTGAAGATGAGATTATGGATGCGGCAAAAATTGCCAATGCTCATCAGTTTATTATGGAACTGCCTGAAAGATACGATACGATTGTGGGTGACCGCGGTATGACATTATCAGGGGGGCAGTGTCAAAGAGTAGCCATTGCAAGGGCTTTAATTAAAAATCCGGAAATACTCATCCTTGATGAAGCCACAAGTTCTCTGGATAATATTTCTGAAAAAACGATACAGGATGCTCTCAGGGAGGTAGCAAGGACAAGAACAACGGTTGTCATAGCTCATAGACTTTCAACGATTGAACATGCCGATAAAATATTTGTAATGAGGCAGGGTGAAATTGTCGAAGAAGGGACGCATGAAGAGTTGATTGAAAAACATAGTTATTATCACTCTCTTTATCAAAGAGAAAAAGAAGGGAAATCAGAGACTTTTTAA
- a CDS encoding 4Fe-4S ferredoxin — translation MNRYQQLRKLFQERKLFKLVCGAGNEDLLEVRRLATIYTLAGAAMHDLSANVNVVEAAKEGIKIAYELAPAINRKINIRPFLNVSIGIKGDPHVRKVQIDKKTCACCGKCIDVCRQEAIEEDFVIHEFRCIGCGDCEKVCAFEAINFIHRKADFEKILPECAGAGVETMELHAVTEDDDAAMRDWGLLNGIINNNFVSVCLDRSLLSNKHIIERIKMMYEITGERMIVQADGVPMSGEGDDFNTTLQAVACADVVLKSKVPVMVLLSGGTNSKTGVLARQCGVFAHGVAVGSFARKIVRPLLMHDNFDVDFDIINEAVSLAENLVQSNIEGLHG, via the coding sequence ATGAATCGTTACCAGCAATTGAGAAAACTTTTTCAGGAACGGAAACTCTTTAAACTCGTCTGTGGTGCAGGTAATGAAGATCTACTTGAGGTGAGAAGGCTTGCAACAATATATACTCTTGCCGGTGCGGCCATGCACGATCTTTCGGCTAATGTGAATGTTGTTGAGGCGGCAAAGGAAGGGATAAAAATTGCTTACGAACTTGCGCCTGCAATAAACAGAAAAATTAATATTAGGCCTTTCCTCAATGTAAGTATCGGTATAAAAGGAGACCCCCATGTAAGGAAGGTGCAGATTGACAAGAAAACCTGTGCATGCTGCGGTAAGTGTATCGATGTCTGCAGACAGGAGGCGATAGAAGAAGACTTTGTAATTCATGAGTTTCGATGTATTGGTTGCGGAGACTGTGAAAAAGTATGTGCTTTTGAGGCAATTAACTTTATCCATAGAAAAGCTGATTTCGAGAAAATACTGCCTGAATGTGCCGGAGCAGGAGTTGAAACTATGGAACTCCATGCCGTAACAGAAGATGATGATGCAGCAATGAGGGATTGGGGGCTTCTTAATGGGATTATAAATAATAATTTTGTCAGCGTATGTCTTGACAGATCATTATTGTCAAACAAACATATTATAGAACGAATTAAAATGATGTATGAAATTACCGGCGAGCGCATGATAGTGCAGGCAGATGGAGTTCCCATGAGCGGCGAAGGAGATGATTTCAATACCACTTTGCAGGCAGTGGCCTGTGCGGATGTTGTATTGAAGAGCAAAGTCCCTGTTATGGTTCTGCTTTCTGGTGGAACAAACAGCAAAACAGGTGTCCTTGCCAGGCAATGCGGAGTTTTTGCACATGGTGTGGCTGTTGGAAGCTTTGCCAGAAAGATTGTAAGACCTCTTTTGATGCATGATAATTTTGATGTTGATTTCGATATTATAAATGAGGCTGTTTCTTTAGCGGAAAACCTCGTCCAATCAAACATAGAAGGTCTTCATGGTTAA
- a CDS encoding aldolase/citrate lyase family protein: protein MNNRLKISLKEGKVVYGPWCTIPSAAVINVIAATGVDFVIIDMEHGPLSFETVEDMIRAAEVEGCSAVVRVAKNDEALILSALDAGACGVIVPHIETRDDVELAISFTKYYPLGTRGFSPFTRAGGYSLYNAKDHAKKQNEKTLLILLLEGKAGIENLEEILSIDNMETKVDAIYIGAYDLSQALGSPGQVDHPDVRSTMESCIARINKSGIAAGGYVAKDENDIKWMRDMGMQFITLMPDCTMLFHAFENTYHNFLKK from the coding sequence ATGAATAACAGACTCAAAATATCATTGAAAGAAGGTAAGGTAGTATATGGCCCCTGGTGTACGATTCCTTCTGCAGCGGTTATTAATGTTATTGCTGCCACAGGTGTTGATTTTGTTATTATTGATATGGAACACGGCCCACTTTCCTTTGAAACCGTTGAGGATATGATACGTGCTGCTGAAGTCGAGGGCTGTTCTGCTGTTGTGAGGGTGGCCAAAAATGATGAGGCTTTGATATTAAGTGCCCTTGATGCCGGCGCCTGTGGAGTAATCGTACCGCATATTGAGACCAGAGATGATGTTGAGCTGGCAATTTCTTTTACAAAATATTACCCTCTGGGAACAAGAGGGTTCTCGCCCTTTACAAGAGCAGGCGGATATTCGTTGTACAATGCGAAAGATCATGCAAAAAAGCAAAATGAGAAAACGTTGCTGATACTTCTTCTTGAAGGAAAGGCCGGTATCGAAAACCTCGAAGAAATCCTTTCCATCGACAATATGGAAACAAAAGTAGATGCCATATACATTGGTGCATATGATCTTTCACAGGCACTTGGTTCCCCCGGGCAGGTAGACCATCCTGATGTGAGGAGCACTATGGAGAGCTGTATAGCAAGAATCAATAAAAGTGGAATTGCCGCAGGCGGATATGTGGCAAAGGATGAGAATGATATAAAATGGATGCGCGATATGGGTATGCAGTTTATTACCCTAATGCCTGACTGTACGATGCTGTTTCATGCCTTTGAAAATACGTATCACAATTTCTTAAAAAAATAA
- a CDS encoding radical SAM protein translates to MIEKNLREYIGFYFQMYDYIKNSFSEKTVLPPLHIYMEPINLCNLSCPFCATKNILRKKEKMDFNIFKKTIDDIVSQNWQKLIRLTLTGHGEPLLNKELPQMIKYIKKNNFLSVELITNGTILNKKISHALIESGLDRIQISIDSIKKTTYDLLRRPKRKNISFFNVTMANILYFLLLNQEHEHSVYTSISAILTSINSGERDEFMKFWQTLPVDNIAFPPLSTLQNNSPMEESLRFHGDIKSKPVCIIPWITLSVKSNGDVTICSHDFQSRYPIGNVKKDKLYELWNNEKARKLRKSLINSDIDYFVGIGHDCFACNNPCIGYGKDDFLRDLPIYMEKTVLGNLKQKNHVDTDKIETLKQMMEIYI, encoded by the coding sequence ATGATTGAAAAAAACTTAAGAGAATATATCGGATTTTATTTCCAAATGTACGATTATATAAAAAACAGTTTTTCTGAGAAAACAGTGCTTCCTCCTCTTCATATTTATATGGAACCTATCAATTTGTGCAATCTCAGCTGTCCCTTTTGTGCTACAAAAAATATTCTTCGAAAAAAAGAGAAAATGGATTTTAATATTTTTAAAAAAACAATAGATGATATTGTTTCTCAGAATTGGCAAAAGCTTATTAGACTGACTTTAACCGGTCATGGCGAGCCTCTCCTTAACAAAGAATTACCACAAATGATAAAATACATAAAAAAGAATAATTTTTTAAGCGTAGAATTGATTACAAACGGTACCATATTGAATAAAAAAATAAGTCATGCATTAATAGAATCTGGTTTGGATAGAATTCAAATATCAATAGATTCAATAAAAAAGACAACATATGATTTATTGAGGAGACCCAAGAGAAAGAATATAAGCTTTTTTAATGTAACCATGGCTAACATATTGTATTTTCTTTTATTAAACCAGGAGCATGAACATAGCGTATATACTTCAATTTCTGCCATTTTAACTTCAATAAACAGTGGGGAAAGAGATGAATTCATGAAATTCTGGCAGACTCTGCCGGTAGACAATATAGCTTTTCCGCCACTTAGCACGCTTCAGAACAATAGCCCTATGGAAGAATCATTGAGGTTTCATGGAGACATAAAGAGCAAACCCGTTTGCATAATTCCTTGGATTACATTAAGTGTCAAATCAAATGGAGATGTAACAATTTGTTCTCATGATTTCCAAAGCAGATACCCAATCGGGAATGTTAAAAAAGATAAATTATATGAGCTATGGAATAATGAAAAAGCAAGAAAATTAAGAAAATCACTTATTAATAGTGACATTGATTACTTTGTTGGAATTGGGCATGATTGTTTTGCCTGCAATAATCCCTGCATTGGTTACGGAAAGGATGATTTTCTTAGGGATTTGCCAATCTACATGGAAAAAACTGTTTTAGGAAATTTAAAACAAAAAAACCATGTTGATACTGATAAAATTGAGACATTGAAACAGATGATGGAGATTTATATTTGA
- a CDS encoding aldolase catalytic domain-containing protein: MDSDKLPHFHILDCTIRDGGYLNNWRFDKKLVREVYRALSKAGVDIVEIGFRGTDKYFQRNEFGPWRFTDIKDLREAVGGIKGARLAIMGDYGKLDVEDFTDDYREFVDFIRIAVHKDGTPGAIMQLEEIKKKGFEVSLNAMGITSYTEEETKELVKMLADSDIDYMYIADSYGSILPDQMRQLIEPFLGLKHIKIGFHPHNSLQMAFANTLEAIKCGVDIIDGTIYGMGRGAGNLPTEVMLSYLQLSTTDKYNVIPILHCIDRFFTNIQTDEPWGYQLPYMLSGIFQCHPYYPKTLVDYREFSMEDIWNALEVLRKINPVGFSKDILDDIIKSGMIGGLKKGRVVEGKSVDTNKLKGRGIDVPYKDLYKGRDFLILANGPTLKEYEPKIVEFIKKYDPMILGANYLSGLFKPHYHAFNNKNRFVDYVDTVDNNAVLLLGENFPEDMIREYTSRNYETLYFNDELNDFDIIDGVIQSNCRTIAVLLMGVAIVMGANRIFAVGMDGYAGTEVKKDFHFYNEKVEPEEKDLVIERHRYNQHFIEQIDEYLNGIGKEGIHILTPTSYKAFYKGIENYL, from the coding sequence ATGGATTCCGATAAACTCCCGCATTTTCATATTTTAGATTGTACAATAAGGGATGGTGGTTATCTCAACAACTGGCGATTTGATAAAAAACTAGTGAGAGAAGTTTACCGTGCTCTCTCAAAGGCCGGTGTTGATATTGTAGAAATAGGTTTCAGGGGTACGGATAAATATTTTCAAAGAAATGAATTCGGCCCCTGGAGGTTTACGGATATAAAAGATTTGAGAGAAGCAGTAGGAGGAATCAAGGGCGCCAGACTTGCAATTATGGGGGACTATGGAAAGCTCGATGTTGAAGATTTTACCGATGATTACAGGGAATTTGTTGATTTTATAAGGATTGCTGTTCATAAAGACGGGACACCAGGCGCGATAATGCAGCTTGAAGAGATTAAAAAGAAAGGATTTGAGGTTTCTTTGAATGCAATGGGTATTACGAGCTATACAGAAGAAGAAACAAAGGAACTGGTCAAAATGCTAGCAGATTCCGATATCGATTATATGTATATTGCAGACAGTTATGGTTCAATCCTGCCGGATCAGATGCGACAACTCATCGAGCCTTTTTTGGGGCTCAAACATATAAAGATCGGTTTTCATCCCCACAACAGTTTACAGATGGCTTTTGCGAATACTCTTGAAGCAATAAAATGCGGTGTCGATATAATTGACGGCACAATATACGGTATGGGCCGGGGTGCTGGAAACCTTCCCACAGAAGTAATGCTTTCGTATCTACAGCTTTCGACAACGGATAAGTACAATGTAATCCCAATACTGCACTGTATTGACAGGTTTTTTACAAACATTCAAACAGATGAGCCCTGGGGATATCAGCTTCCGTATATGCTCTCAGGCATATTTCAGTGTCATCCTTATTATCCTAAAACACTTGTAGATTACCGAGAATTTTCCATGGAAGATATCTGGAATGCTCTTGAGGTTTTGCGCAAAATAAACCCCGTTGGTTTTTCAAAGGATATTCTTGATGATATTATAAAAAGCGGAATGATAGGGGGTCTTAAAAAGGGCAGGGTGGTTGAAGGGAAATCTGTTGACACAAATAAGCTGAAGGGGAGGGGCATTGATGTCCCCTATAAAGATTTATATAAAGGAAGGGATTTTCTCATACTGGCGAACGGACCTACTCTTAAGGAATATGAACCGAAGATAGTGGAATTCATTAAAAAGTATGACCCCATGATTCTCGGTGCCAATTATCTTTCCGGTTTATTCAAGCCCCATTATCACGCCTTCAATAACAAAAATAGATTTGTCGATTATGTTGATACTGTTGACAATAATGCGGTTTTATTACTTGGTGAAAATTTTCCGGAAGATATGATCAGAGAATATACGTCCCGGAATTACGAAACCCTTTATTTTAATGATGAACTGAATGATTTTGATATAATCGACGGAGTAATCCAGTCCAATTGCAGAACAATAGCAGTTTTGCTTATGGGTGTAGCCATTGTTATGGGCGCGAACAGAATTTTTGCCGTAGGAATGGATGGTTATGCAGGCACAGAAGTAAAGAAGGATTTCCATTTTTATAATGAAAAGGTTGAACCTGAAGAAAAAGATCTTGTTATTGAGCGTCACCGATATAACCAGCATTTTATTGAACAGATAGATGAATATCTGAACGGCATAGGCAAGGAGGGTATACATATACTTACTCCTACAAGTTATAAAGCATTTTATAAAGGAATAGAAAATTACCTCTGA
- the pseH gene encoding UDP-4-amino-4,6-dideoxy-N-acetyl-beta-L-altrosamine N-acetyltransferase, with amino-acid sequence MSINLKSNFTIHKVHLVNFVNLSDQQKEMIRQWRNNDKIKNWMYSNHVISKEEHLNFIERLKKDNSNYYWLGQEENSDDIGVVYLNEVDRKKKNAYLGIYTNPDELKVGKILIQCLKVLAFEIVKLRTLKLEVIDNNIRAIQFYENAGFQREGVLPDSVYRDNKWCNILIMGMVNQIDDRINIKRKNT; translated from the coding sequence TTGTCTATAAATTTAAAGAGTAACTTTACAATTCACAAAGTACATCTGGTTAATTTTGTAAACTTATCTGATCAGCAAAAGGAAATGATTCGGCAGTGGAGAAACAATGATAAGATAAAGAACTGGATGTACTCAAATCATGTCATATCCAAAGAAGAACATCTAAATTTCATTGAAAGACTTAAAAAAGATAATAGTAATTATTATTGGCTCGGGCAGGAAGAAAACAGTGACGATATTGGAGTGGTCTACCTTAACGAAGTGGATAGAAAGAAAAAAAATGCATACTTGGGCATATACACAAATCCTGATGAATTAAAGGTCGGTAAAATTCTCATTCAATGTCTTAAGGTGCTTGCTTTTGAAATTGTAAAACTTCGTACTCTGAAGCTTGAAGTAATCGACAATAATATACGTGCGATCCAGTTTTATGAAAATGCTGGTTTTCAAAGGGAAGGTGTTTTGCCGGATTCAGTCTATAGAGATAACAAATGGTGTAACATATTGATAATGGGAATGGTTAATCAAATTGATGATAGAATTAACATCAAAAGGAAAAATACATGA
- a CDS encoding radical SAM protein encodes MSRDRNIIVLINYPPAKDFSYSHKGFTYPSTSILLIGTYLKQNGYEVRILDGAYHSDYIERIKVLLNKEADHILYIGMSVMVTQIPFALEASKAIKSIQKEVPIVWGGPHATLYPEQTLKDRNVDIVVINEGMQTALNIAGCLKSGTGLEAVRGIGFKDNENQLYFTEPGDPDDIKALPFFDFTLIDVENYLNPPNNSVYKREFPYFASPLRIMPILTGLGCPYRCQFCINVILKRHYRHRSARSIVDEIKHMQKKYGANTFLFLDEDFFINKNRVLELISICEDENVHFNFRTWCRVDHFKDNYMNEDLMKRLCNIGHVSIAMGGESANLEMLKSMKKGITPEQIMHSLRVITDTSKTIFPRYSFMVGLENESFEQIKNTYKFCMEMKKVNPLVDIAGPFIFRLYPGSPIFNRLVDKYAIKIPDSLEEWSKQMTYSGSSDEMPWTPEKFRTKKDIISFYSMYALSFQSKKIQNLKQALRLLISIFCRVRLRFFFFYMPFEYQIYSFIKMKLK; translated from the coding sequence ATGTCAAGAGACCGCAATATAATAGTTCTGATAAATTATCCTCCTGCTAAGGATTTCTCTTATTCTCATAAAGGTTTTACTTATCCGAGTACTTCCATATTATTGATAGGAACTTATCTGAAGCAAAACGGTTATGAAGTAAGGATTCTGGATGGAGCCTATCACAGTGATTATATTGAAAGAATAAAAGTTTTATTAAATAAAGAAGCAGATCATATTCTGTATATCGGAATGTCTGTTATGGTTACCCAGATACCTTTTGCCCTGGAAGCTTCAAAAGCTATAAAAAGCATTCAAAAAGAAGTTCCCATTGTTTGGGGTGGTCCTCATGCAACGCTCTATCCGGAGCAGACACTAAAGGATAGGAACGTAGATATTGTAGTGATAAATGAGGGAATGCAAACTGCTTTAAATATTGCCGGGTGCCTTAAATCAGGAACGGGATTGGAAGCAGTCAGGGGAATCGGTTTTAAAGATAATGAAAACCAATTATATTTTACAGAGCCCGGCGATCCGGATGATATAAAAGCTTTACCGTTTTTCGATTTCACGCTTATTGACGTGGAAAATTATCTGAATCCGCCCAATAATTCGGTATATAAGAGAGAGTTTCCCTATTTTGCCAGCCCGCTCCGTATTATGCCCATACTTACCGGCCTTGGCTGTCCATATAGATGCCAGTTTTGTATAAATGTTATTTTGAAAAGACACTACAGACACCGTTCGGCAAGATCTATTGTTGATGAAATAAAACATATGCAGAAAAAATACGGTGCAAATACATTTTTATTTCTCGATGAAGATTTTTTTATAAATAAAAATAGAGTTCTTGAATTGATATCGATTTGTGAAGATGAAAATGTCCATTTTAATTTTAGAACATGGTGCAGAGTAGACCATTTTAAAGATAATTATATGAATGAAGATCTGATGAAAAGGTTATGCAATATCGGACATGTTTCGATTGCTATGGGCGGTGAAAGTGCAAACCTTGAGATGCTCAAAAGCATGAAAAAAGGGATTACTCCTGAACAAATAATGCATTCATTGAGAGTTATCACCGATACAAGCAAAACAATCTTCCCGCGTTATTCATTCATGGTTGGGCTTGAAAATGAGAGTTTTGAGCAGATAAAAAATACATATAAATTTTGCATGGAAATGAAGAAGGTAAATCCACTGGTTGATATTGCGGGACCTTTTATATTCAGACTCTACCCCGGTTCACCAATTTTTAACAGATTGGTCGATAAATATGCAATTAAAATTCCTGATTCACTTGAAGAGTGGTCAAAACAGATGACTTATTCAGGCAGTTCTGATGAAATGCCCTGGACACCTGAAAAATTCCGTACAAAAAAGGATATTATTTCCTTCTATTCCATGTATGCCTTGAGTTTTCAAAGTAAAAAAATACAAAACCTGAAACAAGCATTGCGATTGCTGATATCAATATTTTGTCGGGTCAGACTTAGATTTTTCTTTTTTTATATGCCCTTCGAATATCAGATTTATTCTTTTATTAAAATGAAATTAAAATAG